A window of the Miscanthus floridulus cultivar M001 chromosome 14, ASM1932011v1, whole genome shotgun sequence genome harbors these coding sequences:
- the LOC136502622 gene encoding 26S proteasome non-ATPase regulatory subunit 11 homolog produces the protein MSSSMQSSYLPATTESIAKAQEAKDASESIPILYRVLEDPSSSADALRVKELAITNLTNYLTKENRAEDLRNLLTQLRPFFALIPKAKTAKIVRGIIDAVAKIPETSELQISLCKEMVEWTRVEKRTFLRQRVEARLAALLLENQEYTEALTLLSGLIKEVRRLDDKLLLVDIDLLESKLHFSLRNLPKAKASLTAARTAANSIYVPPSQQGTIDLQSGILHAEEKDYKTAYSYFFEAFEAFSSLEDPKAIFSLKYMLLCKIMVNQADDVAGIISSKAGLKYLGPDVDAMKSVADAYSKRSLKYFETALRDYKAQLEEDPIVHRHLSSLYDTLLEQNLCRLIEPYSRVEIAHIAEMIELPINHVEKKLSHMILDKKFAGTLDQGAGCLIIFEDSKTEEIFPATLETITNVGKVVDSLYMRSAKIMA, from the coding sequence ATGTCTTCATCGATGCAATCTTCATACCTCCCTGCTACCACTGAGTCCATAGCAAAGGCTCAGGAGGCCAAGGACGCTTCGGAGTCCATCCCAATCCTTTACCGTGTGCTTGAGGATCCCTCTTCATCTGCGGATGCACTGAGAGTAAAAGAGCTTGCCATTACGAATCTCACAAACTACCTCACAAAAGAGAACAGAGCTGAGGATCTCAGGAACCTTTTGACCCAGCTCAGGCCCTTTTTTGCATTGATCCCCAAGGCAAAGACTGCGAAGATTGTGCGTGGCATCATTGATGCCGTTGCCAAGATACCTGAGACATCTGAGCTTCAGATCTCACTGTGCAAGGAGATGGTTGAATGGACCCGTGTGGAGAAGCGAACCTTCCTCAGGCAGCGTGTGGAAGCAAGGCTGGCAGCCCTCCTGTTAGAGAATCAGGAGTATACTGAGGCCCTCACACTCCTTTCTGGACTCATCAAGGAAGTCAGGAGGCTGGATGACAAGTTGCTTCTTGTGGACATTGACCTCCTGGAGAGCAAGCTCCATTTCTCTCTGAGAAACCTTCCAAAAGCCAAAGCTTCTCTGACCGCTGCAAGAACTGCAGCCAATTCCATTTATGTGCCACCATCTCAGCAGGGCACTATTGATCTGCAGAGCGGAATCCTTCATGCTGAAGAGAAGGATTACAAGACTGCTTACAGCTACTTCTTCGAAGCATTTGAAGCTTTTAGTTCACTGGAAGATCCCAAGGCCATCTTCAGCTTGAAGTACATGCTTCTGTGCAAGATAATGGTAAACCAAGCTGATGATGTTGCAGGAATCATCTCATCAAAGGCTGGCCTGAAGTATCTGGGTCCTGATGTTGATGCTATGAAATCTGTGGCAGATGCCTACTCCAAAAGGTCTCTGAAGTACTTCGAAACTGCTCTCCGTGATTACAAAGCTCAGCTGGAAGAAGATCCTATTGTCCACAGGCACCTTTCTTCACTGTATGATACTCTCTTGGAGCAGAACCTCTGCAGGTTGATTGAGCCCTACTCAAGGGTGGAGATTGCCCACATTGCAGAGATGATTGAGCTGCCAATCAACCATGTTGAGAAGAAGCTTTCCCATATGATCCTTGACAAGAAATTCGCAGGGACACTAGATCAAGGTGCTGGCTGCCTCATCATCTTCGAGGACAGTAAGACTGAGGAGATCTTCCCTGCCACGCTTGAAACGATCACGAATGTCGGGAAGGTTGTGGACAGCCTGTACATGAGATCGGCCAAGATCATGGCCTGA